One Pseudopipra pipra isolate bDixPip1 chromosome 30, bDixPip1.hap1, whole genome shotgun sequence genomic region harbors:
- the ZC3H10 gene encoding zinc finger CCCH domain-containing protein 10 — protein MPDRDGYTNGSGGGGGGDEVGANADDICRDFLRNVCKRGKRCRFRHPDISEVTNLGVRKNEFIFCHDFQNKECVRLNCRFIHGTKEDEDCYKKTGELPPRLRQKVAAGLGLSPADLPNSKEEVPICRDFLKGDCQRGAKCKFQHLQRDYEYEARGREQGLGPAGRRFEPFDGLLYDPDRYDEHEPVLKRRRVEGLYETYEYSFGSPRAVEYRLLEEENVLLRKRVEDLKKQVNNLLATNEVLLEQNAQFRNQAKVMTLSSTATATEQTLAPTVGTVTNYNHSIAQTHTTLSSQALQPRPVTQQDLVAPAGAQAAPPANAAPPMNPEIAPLSAALAQTIAQGMAPPVSMAPVAVSVAPVAVSMAQPLGGITMSHATTPMVTYPIASQSMRITAMPH, from the coding sequence ATGCCGGACCGGGACGGCTACACCAacgggagcggcggcggcggcggcggggacgAGGTGGGTGCCAACGCCGACGACATCTGCCGGGACTTCCTGCGGAACGTCTGCAAGCGCGGGAAGCGCTGCCGCTTCCGCCACCCCGACATCAGCGAGGTCACCAACCTGGGCGTGAGGAAGAACGAGTTCATCTTCTGCCACGACTTCCAGAACAAGGAGTGCGTGCGCCTCAACTGCCGCTTCATCCACGGCACCAAGGAGGACGAGGACTGCTACAAGAAGACGGGGGAGCTGCCCCCGCGCCTGCGCCAGAAGgtggcggcggggctggggctgtcgCCCGCCGACCTGCCCAACAGCAAGGAGGAGGTGCCCATCTGCAGGGACTTCCTGAAGGGCGACTGCCAGCGCGGGGCCAAGTGCAAGTTCCAGCACCTGCAGCGGGACTACGAGTACGAGGCGCGGGGgcgggagcaggggctgggcccCGCCGGGCGCCGCTTCGAGCCCTTCGACGGGCTCCTCTACGACCCCGACCGCTACGACGAGCACGAGCCGGTGCTGAAGCGGCGGCGGGTGGAGGGGCTGTACGAGACCTACGAGTACAGCTTCGGCAGCCCCCGGGCCGTGGAGTACcggctgctggaggaggagaacgTCCTGCTGCGTAAGCGCGTGGAGGACCTCAAGAAGCAGGTGAACAACCTGCTGGCCACCAAcgaggtgctgctggagcagaacGCGCAGTTCCGCAACCAGGCCAAGGTGATGACGCTGAGCTCCACGGCCACGGCCACCGAGCAGACTCTGGCGCCCACCGTGGGCACCGTCACCAACTATAACCACAGCATCGCGCAGACGCACACCACGCTCAGCagccaggccctgcagccccggCCCGTCACCCAGCAGGATTTGGTGGCCCCCGCCGGCGCCCaggccgccccccccgccaaCGCCGCGCCCCCCATGAACCCCGAGATCGCGCCGCTGTCGGCGGCCCTGGCGCAGACCATCGCCCAGGGCATGGCCCCCCCCGTGTCCATGGCGCCCGTGGCCGTGTCGGTGGCGCCCGTGGCCGTGTCCATGGCGCAGCCCCTCGGGGGCATCACCATGAGCCACGCCACCACCCCCATGGTGACCTACCCCATCGCCTCGCAGAGCATGAGGATAACGGCCATGCCCCACtga